tttcttctccttcttcttcgtcATGGCTGACGAAATTCCAGAGATTCCGATCCCGATTCCAGTTCCAGTGGCTCAACCGCAGTTGAGTTCATCCACGCTTGTTCACAAGCTTACgttgaagcttgatgatacAAATTTTCTTTCATGGAAGCAGCATGTGGAAGGGATCGTTCGCACTCACAGGTTGCAGAGTTTCCTTTCTCCTCCTGAGATTCCACCACGATTTCTCACTGAAGAAGATCGTGTGAATGCAGTGGAGAATCCTGCATATCAAGTCTGGGAGCAGCAAGATTCTGCTCTGTTTACGTGGTTACTTTCTTCGCTTTCACCATCAGTGCTTCCTACTGTGGTGAATTGCTCTCAGTCCTGGCAAGTCTGGGAAGCAGTGCTCGAATTCTTCCACGCACACGCTCTCGCGCAGTCCACACAACTGAGATCTGAGATTCGATCCATCTCCAAGGGATCGAAGTCGTGTTCTGAGTATCTCAAGCGTATTAAGTCGATTGTTAATGCGCTAATCACGATTGGAGATCCAATCTCCTATCGTGAACACTTGGAAGCAGTGTTTGATGGCTTGCCTGAGGAATACAGTCATCTTCAAACGATTGTGTACAATCGTGAATCACCGAGTTCGATTTCGCAGGTTGAAGCGATGATTATCGCACATGAAGCGCGTCTTGATCGCGCTCGTACTCGCCAGATCTCGACAAATCCTCCGTCGGCGCTCCTTACTCAGGCTTCACCGCCACCAGCGACTCAACCTCCGCTGTCGACACCGTCGCCGGTGGCCTCTGAAGCAAATTATGCTTCTGGATCTGTCGATTCTTCCTATAAGGATCGTTCTTATGATGATCGCAGTGATGATCGCACTGGATCCTATGAATCGCGTGGACGTGGTGGCTACACTAGCAACAATGGTGGAAACAACTCTCGTGGTGGCTACAATGGCCGTGGAGGAGGTAGAGGTAATAATCGCAGCGTTCAGTGTCAGATTTGTAAGAAGTATGGACATGATGCTACTGTTTGTTACTATCgtggttcttcatcttcatccactCCTTCTTCTGGCATTTCTGGAATGAACTCATGCTATGGAATGcaattttctaattttcctATGATGCCTATGCCTCAGTTTGGCTTCTCACCTTACTGTGGATCTCCTCAGTTTGGTTTTCCCACTCAGTTTGGTCAGCAACAACAGTTTGGTCATGGACATTCATTCTCTGGTTTTCCTTTTGGTCCTCAACAGTTTGGATTTAGTTCCTTTGCTGGTACTCCATGGAGTAATTTTCCTTCTCAGTTCAACAATGGAGGACAGAGGCCTGGAAATTCCATTGCAAGGCCTCCACAAGCTATGCTTACTGGCACATCACAGGCTGGAGGATCTGCTTCAGCAAACCTGAGCACTTGGTTccctgattctggtgctacTCACCATGTGACAAATGACTCCTCAGTCATCTCAGATAGTGTCTCCCTCACTGGTAATGATCACATCTTCATGGGGAATGGACAAGGTTTGCCAATCCTCTCTATAGGATCTGcttcttttccttctccttATCATAATACAACCACACTCACTCTTAAAAATCTGCTTCTAGTTCCCAATATCACCAAGAATTTGGTTAGTGTAAGTAAGTTTGCAAGGGACAATCatgtttattttgaatttcaccCTTCTTTCTGTGTTGTTAAATGTCAGGTCACATCTAGAGTTCTTCTTCAAGGTCATGTTGGACCAGATGGCTTGTATGTCTTTGAAGGCATGCATACTCCTTCCCTTTCCAAGACATCTcctattccagcttctgcttctttgtctcCAGTGGCTGTTTCAGACTCAGTTTCTGCTTTGTCAGCTGCATTATCTAGCTCTACTACACCTAGTCTTAGTCCTAAGTCTATAGTTTCATCTTCTGCTCTTGTAAGCCCAACCTCTTATGGTTTGTGGCATTCTAGAttaggtcatcctcatcatgaggctttgCATTTAGCTTTAACCTCTTGTAATATTCAAGTTCCTAATAAAACAAAGTTCAATGTTTGTTCAGCTTGTTGTCTTTCTAAGTCTCATCGCTTGCCATCTCATTCTTCTACTACTGTTTACTCCTCTCCTCTAGAGCTAATTTTTGCTGATTTATGGGGGCCCTCCTCTATTGAGTCTTCTTGtggtttttcttattttcttacttgTGTGGATGCCTTTTCTCGTTTCACATGGATCTTTCCTATGAGAAAGAAATCTGATACTTGTTCCACATTTCTACAGTTTCAAGCTATGGTAGAATTGAAATTTAGCAAGAAACTTAAGTCTATTCAAACTGACAATGGCACAGAGTTTAAACCCCTTACTTCCTATTTTACAAAGTCAGGGATTGTTCATAGGTTGACATGTCACATCACCAAAATGGTAGTGTGGAGAGGAAACATCGCCATATTGTTGAAACTGGCCTTTCCTTGCTAGCACATGCTCATTTGCCATATCAATTTTGGGATCAAGCTTTTCTTGCAGCTGTGTTTCTCATTAACAGATTGCCTACCTCTGTTTTAGGCAATGCAAGTCCTTACCTTAAGCTTTTTAATACACAACCTGATTACAAGCTACTTAGAGTTTTTGGCTGTGCTTGTTACCCACATTTGAGGCCTTACACACAATCCAAGTTGTCTCTGAGGTCTAAGCTTTGTGTGTTCATGGGCTATTCATCACAACATCAAGGTTATAAGTGTATGGACAATGAAGGCAAAATTTATATCTCAAGGGATGTGGTTTTTGATGAATTCAACTTTCCCTATCCACACATGTTCACTTCCTCAGAGGTTCCTCACCCAGATCAAGGGCTTTCTTCTATTATTTCTCTGGTACCAGCTGCTGTTCATGGTCCACCTCAAGCTGTTAATGCTCCTCCACTTTCACCTCCCTCTTCAGGGGACACTCATCCCAGTGGTTTTTCAGTTCAGCAGCAGCCTAGTCACTCACCTAGTCATGGATCATCTTCTGGATCAGCACAGCCAGGTCATAATAATtctgcaacttcttcttctactGGTGCAATTGCTCAGCCCATTGGGAATGTTCATCCCATGCAAACAAGGGCAAAATCTGGTATTGTCATGCCCAGATTATTTCCCACACTTCTCCTAACCCAAGCAGAACCTACAAACTCTACTCAAGCATTAAAGGATCCTAAGTGGAAGGCTGCTATGCAAGCTGAATATGATGCCTTGATGGCCAATGGAACCTGGACTTTGGTTCCACTCCCTAAGGATCGAAAGCctattggctgcaaatgggtatttagggttaAAGAGAATGCTGATGGGACAATTAATAGATACAAAGCAAGGTTGGTGGCCAAAGGATATCACCAAGTGAAAGGGTTTGACTACTCAGAAACTTTTTCTCCAGTGGTAAAGCCAATTACTATTCGCATAATCCTCAGCTTGGCTATCACTAAGAAGTGgcacattcatcaacttgatgtgaataatgcTTTTCTTAATGGGGCACTTCAAGAGGAGGTCTACATGACACAACCCTCTGGTTTTCTTTGTAAAGACAAGTCTTTTGTGTGCAGACTGCACAAGGCTCTCTATGGCCTCAAACAAGCcccaagagcttggtttgaaaGGTTAAGGGCAGCTCTAGTTAAGTATGGTTTCACTCCTAGCAAATGTGATCCttccttgttcactttctccaCCAAAGGTTGTGTTATctacattcttgtttatgtagatgacattaTTATTACTGGGAATTCACTGCCATTAGTTCAACAAGTGGTGAAGAATCTTGATTCAGAATTTTCCTTGAAGCAGTTGGGGCAGCTAGACTATTTCCTAGGTGTTCAAGTTCATCATTTGAAGGACAGATCCTTACTTCTTACACAAACAAAATACATCAATGATTTGCTTGAGAGAGCAGAAATGGGGGAGGCCAAAGGCATATCTACTCCCATGATTGGAGGTGCTAAGTTGAGCAAATATGGCTCAGATTATTTTGCAGATCCAACATTGTACAGGTCTATTGTTGGTGCTCTGCAGTATGCTACTTTGACAAGACCAGAGATTAGCTTTGCAGTGAATAAGGTTTGCCAATTTCTCAGCCAGCCCTTGGAGGATCATTGGAAGGCTGTCAAAAGAATACTTAGGTATCTTAAAGGCACCATACATCATGGTCTTCACCTTAGGCCTTGTTCCTTACACACTTCTGTCCCTCTTGTGgccttttgtgatgctgactgggGATCTGACCCTGATGACAGACGATCAACCTCGGGCACTTGTGTCTTTTTTGGTCCAAATTTAGTCTCTTGGAGCTCCAAGAAACAGACCTTGGTTGCTAGATCTAGCACAGAGGCAGAATATCGCAGCCTGGCCAATACATCAGCAGAATTACTTTGGGTTCAGTCATTATTGCAAGAGCTTCAGGTTCCCTTTTCTCCACCTCGAGTATTTTGTGATAATATGGGTGCAGTTGCTCTCACTCATAATCCTGTTCTTCATACTCGCACCAAACATATGGAGCTTGATATCTTCTTTGTGAGGGAAAAGGTTCTTGACAAGACTTTTTGTTCATCACATtccttctgaagaccagatTGCTGACATATTCACCAAAGCTCTTTCCCCTACTAGGTTTGAGTATCTTCGTTCCAAACTCAAGGTGCTTGAGCGGGTTCCTTCTCCCCCACCTTGAGTTTGCAGGGGTGTATTAGAGTATACTACTCGTGATAAGTAAAGCTACTGATTGTAGCTGAGTTAGTGTGTTAGTTATGCTTGCTTAGCTGTCAAGCTTagctggcataacagaattaAGAGTTAGTTGTTAGAGTTTGTTAGAATTGTTAGCTTGTTCATCAAGCTTTATATTCTTCTATAAGTACTGAACTATGGTCTATTGTATCATTACCTTTGAAATGAATGAGAATTAGATTTACAGAGTTCTGAGTTTTCAACATGGCCGCGCCAGCTGGGAACTGTGATTGACAACATAGCTTGTTACTAAAAAATGCCATTCTTCATGGTGAACTTCAAGAGGAAATTTATATGGAGCAAGTTCTTGGTTTTGTTGCTCAGAAGGAGTCTTATTTGGTTTGTAAACTTTGAAACTCTCTTATGGCCTTTAGCAGTCACCTCGTGCTTGGTTTGGAAGATTAAGTATTGTCATCCAAAATTTTGGTATGATTGTCGTGAATATGATCATACGATCTTCTATGGACATATTCCTCTGGGAAAATGCATCAGTCTCattgtttatgttgatgacattgttATCATTGGGGATAATCATAGTGGCATTGGTGAATTGAAGCAACACTTGTTCCGTCACTTTCAAACCAAGGATTTGGGCTTGCTCATATTCTTTTTTGGCATGGAAGTAGTTCAATGTGACTGTGGTGTTATTGTCTCTCAAAGGAAGTATGCGTTGAATATTCTCAAAGAAATTGACATGTTAGGCCGCAAACCATTAGAAACTCTTATGAATCCTAATGTCAAGCTTCTCTCAGGATAGAGGAGCTGTTGACTGATCCTGGTAGATATCCGAGACATACTTGTCAGACATTTCATTTGTGGTATACCGGTGACTCGTGAGCCAGTTTCTTCAATCTCCTTGTGATAGCCACTGGGATGCAGCCATTTGAATTTGTGATATGTCCAGAAATCTCCTGGTCATAGTCTATTATATTAGAGTAAAGGTGACATTTACAGAATTGGTCATATCCAGATGTTGATTGGGCTGGATTGCCTTTCAATAGAGTTCTACCTCAAGTTAATGTGTTCGCTTTGGAGGTTATATTGTTTCTTGGAAAATCAATACGCAGGAATTTGTAACTAGTGCTTAGGCAGAATATAGGCTAGGGCTATGGCTTTGGTTACGTGCGAGTTCACATGAGTTTAACGTGTAATTCAAGAAGTAAAATTTGCAGAAATATCATAAACGAAGTTTTGTGATAGTCCGACTGTTATTCAAATTGCTTCCAGGCTAGCCCATTATTTCATGAGAACCAAACATATCGAAGTGGATTGTCATTATATTAGGGATGTGTATCTTTTGGGTTCATCATCACTAGCTACATTAGATTTAGTACTAAGATCAACTAGTTGACGTCCTCACAAAATCTCTTTGGCCCCCGTATTGAATTCATTTATATTCTCCAGCCTGAGGGAGAGTATGGATGTAAACTAGTTTAGTTTGTATAGTATCTTAAGGTAGTTGAGCTTTAAGAGCCATTTGTAAGGTGTACTTTCCTTTGTCATCTATCATTAGTTAAAAAATGAACGGATAAGAAAGATTTTcagcatcttcttcatcttcatttatGATGTGCTGCCTCTGCAGCTTATCAGTTTCTTATCCTATTTAGTCCTCGCAAATATATTTGGTCCTTCTATAATTTGCTTTGACTCATGAACCTTAATTCACTTTAATTCATGAGCCTTAGGGTGTTTTCCTGCCACTGGTGAGTTTTCCACATGATGTTTCCTCCTCtccaatctttttttttgggaGCTGAAAATAGCTGTTCTATATGGGCTATCATCTATAGTTATCTTTGTATGTTCTTCCAATTGAATGAGCATTATATCTTGTCATATAAGATGGCGCGTTTAGTTTCTTATCTTGGTCTCTGTCATGTCTGTTGATAAATACTAAATTgtataaaatagaaaaatatgaaaccaaaattttgattttattgaaCTATAAACAACACACTGAAGTTTTTGTTTTAATCCAAACCATATCAGTAACTTCCACAGTAGTTGTATATGACGTTCTGTATTGACAACTCAAACAATTGAATAAAAGGAGATTGGAGAGAGGAGTGCTATCACTACATTAATCACTATTTGTGGAACGAACTTAAAATTTACCCAATAATTTAGAATGCCTTGTGTATGATACTATCATTTCTCTTTTCGAAAGTTTGCGTATCCAATAAACCATTCTCTTTATGACTATACCATCAGGAGTTTACATTTGACTTTGATAATTTATAACAGGAAGCATGGAATAAGTTCAACTCAGAGGAGCTTTTCTAATCTCAAAATGACATTAACAACTCCAGGGTACTTTCCTCTGCCATTTCCGTCGAGGGTACCTCAACCCTGTTTCAGCTTCTACCCCACTGCACATTTGTTTCGATTCGGGTTATGTTGCATTGATGGTAAGAAAATCGATTTCCTTATCTGGTGTGAGGATTCCCAAATGCTACACTGGGGAGTAATTTTTGGTGCAATTAATGCTATCTTGGGTGGCTGTTGGGTTTATACAGATGCTTAAGAATATTGCATGTTTTGTTGTAAAATATCTTTTAGTGGCCATTTCTCTCAATTTAATTCATTATTTATGGTCGAGAGCTCATGAGCGATCAATTTTCCTTTTCTCAATTTTATTACTTGTGATATAGTACAATCTCCTGAAGATATATTATACCACCTTGTAGATTGACATTAAAATGTGGAAACGTGTAATTGAGATGAATTATTTCCATGGACTTCATTCGTACAAGCTTCTGCATTTGTTCAAAGCACGTTTGGTTTCTAATTTATCCTAGAACAGCCGTGCTATGTCTTTCAAGTTTAGCTGTGGTCTATTGTGCGTAACAGGGCGAGTGATTGCTTTAAGTTTTTCCTGTTACCCAACCAATAACGTGTTTGATTCTGTGGTTGGAAGCTCTGTAATCACTTTTGGGAAAAAGTTTTAAAGTGTTTCTTGAGTTACTGTGATTTAGGTTGTTTGCCCATTGTCAATCCAACATAATATGAAAGTTGACGGCTTAGAAACTGTAAGTTTCGTTCGTATTGTGCGGTCACTCATCCCGAAGTTATGGATCAGACAATTGACTGTAAAGACCAATAACGAAACACACGACTCTTTGATGGAATGCATTGAGTATTGTCCATCATGTGCGGCATAATCCACCAAAAAGATTGGTTTGTTGGGGTTTCGTCTCAAAAAGAATTCGCAATAGGAGATAACATAACTGCCTACAGAATAGATATTTACTTACAtgtatttttgaaaattatCTTAAGGATAATATAACTGCGTTGCCCAATAGATAATGATTACACAACACACAAACATCACTGCCTACAGAAGATGTTGTATGTATGGAGCTTAAAAGTTTGTGACGAAAGGTTTGTAAACCTTTAAGTCAAGCGCTACACTGGCCACTGAGCCAATAGCAGACATAACTGACACTACAAGGCAAACTACACTTATAATTTGCAGACCAATCCATGCCCTACTCCATTTTGGGATCTTCTTCTGCTTTATATACATCTCCACTGGGAAATAAACAGTCAAAGGCCAAAAATTCAGTGATCCAAGGATCCCCAAAACGTCATTGAAGAATGGAATCAACATTGCTATGAAAGTGGTTGAGATAACAAACAGTGTTCTCCAAACCAATCTAAACAAGTTTAGATTATAAGGAGCAAAACCAGGAATTGGAATCTTGTATTCCTTGTTAACTGATGGCCACCTTTTTACTGCCTCTTTCTCAATAAATGCAAAGAGGGGTTGGACATACACTTGGTACGCTCCAAACATGTGAACTAGGATTGTTGCATTAGCAATGTCTATAAGCCAATATGCGTTAGAGTAGCCAAATCCAGTGAGGAGATTCCCAGGTGCTGCGTCTCCAAAAGCAGCATAGCCAAAGCACCCACAAAGCATGTAAAATACTGTGATAACACTAATGCTTAACTTTGTGGCCTTCTTCATTGTTTTCACTTCAGATGGTGGGTTTTTTATGGTGTCCTGTGTAGTCAGAATTTATTATATGTTAATTATTTTCAATGATAAAATTGTCTTACTTttaagagaagaaaaataaaaggtaCCTGAATTTCAATGAGAATTTGAGAGAACGAATAGGCGAAGGCTATGCAACCAAAAGATTGGAAAATCCCCCAcactttttcaatttttgtcaCAGTTCTAATGGTAACTCCTGTGAGACTACCCTTGATGGTACCATTCTCTGTTCAAGAACCAATTAAGACAAGAATATCAGCAATGAAAAATAACGAAGAAGTTTTTTTATTATCATACACAATTTAAAATAGGGATGTGACCTGAAATTTTAGCAATTCCCAGGAAGAGACCAATAAAGGAATAAGTGAAAGACATGATTGCTGCAACAATTGAGAGCCACCATGTTTGAGGAAAATCTGGAATTTGAGATAAGAAAATTTGGCTTACTCCAAAACCGATCATGTATGGGTTGCTATCTATGGGACATGGGTTTTTTCCGCCTGAAGAATGGAGACAGTTAGTCCTTGTTATTGCCCTGTCATGCAAAAACCGGTTATATCAATAATGTATAGTAGTTATCAAACACTTATTTCTAAATAAAATCAGTTTCTAAATTTTAATATCTCAAAAATATCAGAAGGAACCATTAACTCACATCATACTAATGGCACCTGCGATTGTGTATCCTATTGCAGCGCCGTAAAGACTCGAGTACTGGACTATCCCACAAATCTTAGCACTGGTAGTACCTGCAAAATACATTCTTTACAATCAATCAATCTGAACCATTTAATATAAGAATCCATGTTGGTGCTACTCGATCATCGTATATTAATGTGTGTGTATATGTATAGTTACCAAGAATGTTCTGAACTGCATCCATGAAAGAATAGTTTCTTTTTCCGGAAATGGGGTCTCCTAAACGATAACATTCAGCTAGAAGCAATGAAGTGTACCAAGTAATGCTGCTGAAGATGATCAGCGCTACAGGACCAGCAACCCAACCCATTTGAGCTATTGCCCATGCTAAAGACAGCACCCCAGATCCTACAACAGCGGTTACTATGTGGGAGCTTGTAGTCCAAACGGTTCCTGCCAGAAATTAACACATCAACTATGAACATCGATCTCCATGGAAATGATTCTTTCATGTTTGGAAAATAACATTAAAATCAAGTAAACTAGAAGCTTATCCCGGTAGCTTTGAAACATGCACTTAGTGTGTGTTTGAGAATGTGCTAGGCAACCACGTAATTGATTTTGGGAAGAATTGATTTTCACATGTTTGGATATTTTCTATGATAATCAATTATGggttcaaaattaattatagatAACGCACCTAGTGGTAACGTATGAGGTGAGTAAAATTAATTctcaaaaagtaaaatcagtttCGAATGTTTCTTAACTCAAATGGCCTTCAATTGGTGTAAGCATCTGTATATTGATTATGAAATACATTTTCATTTTGATCATTACACacctaaaatcaattctaatcAAAGTTATTCAAACGAAATTCTCTTAAAGTAATCACTTTTATgataaatgtatccaaacataaatcactttTAATAATCAGTTATGCCACAATCAATTCTATCATAATTCTACAGGTTTGTATTAACTTCTCTATCGTCATTATTAATTATGAGACTTATAATGAATTccaaattgattttaaatttagaaccaaatatccaaacatgcaattACATGATTTGGCCATTTATGAATTGGTGATGACAAAAATTGGCACAAACTTATTTTATGTGACAGAAACGTGTGGAGGTTTAATATGAGAGAGAGATCTATTCTCCTAAGAGACAAAATTATTAATGTAAAATTTGTACAACATGAATTAATTTGTACCTGTTCGTTTAGGACGGCCATCATCATCATAGAATTTGGAGTCGGGCAGTGAAGAGAAACCATCTATGGAGTCCTTCACCATCTCAAATGCGTTTAAGGTTGGTTCTGAAAGAGTTTTCAATCATCAATTGAACAGGAGACAGGAAATGTAGTATAATCGAGAATACTTATAGGGATGAGTCCCTGTAATAGAATTATCACACATCAACAAAATAGTCACCTAAGCTTAGGTGGACACAAATTTAACACCTAAGTTTGTGTTTTGTATGGTTGTTTGGTCCAATGTCAAAGTACTTTCAACTCAGACCAACATTGAGGCTATATTCACTTTTGTTCCTAGAAAACAATGAGGCTATATTCACTTTTGTTCCTAGAAAATCGGGTGCCGAGGTAGATTCAGGTTAAAATGGAATGAAAGTAAAAACAAATAAGCACTAAAATTGAGCAGAATCAATGAAAAACCACGTAACTCATTAACTAAAAATGATCAATTAAACAAATAATGTAGGGTAGTAAGAGGGTCACGTCTCCTCTCGTCTCTTTTtactaattaattaatcaattaattttcatATGTTAAATGACAATCAACATAGTAGtactttaaatattaattattttcattgatggcATAATTAACATAAggaatctatatactttagaaaagaggaaggttgtgagccCCACCTCCATGATTTGGCACTCCAATAATGGCTCTCACCCACCTCCCCGCTTTACTTGACAAGTGTCACCGTCTTATTGTTTTGGACTAATATAGTATAAGCCCAT
This is a stretch of genomic DNA from Lotus japonicus ecotype B-129 chromosome 1, LjGifu_v1.2. It encodes these proteins:
- the LOC130713862 gene encoding amino acid permease 3-like, translated to MVKDSIDGFSSLPDSKFYDDDGRPKRTGTVWTTSSHIVTAVVGSGVLSLAWAIAQMGWVAGPVALIIFSSITWYTSLLLAECYRLGDPISGKRNYSFMDAVQNILGTTSAKICGIVQYSSLYGAAIGYTIAGAISMMAITRTNCLHSSGGKNPCPIDSNPYMIGFGVSQIFLSQIPDFPQTWWLSIVAAIMSFTYSFIGLFLGIAKISENGTIKGSLTGVTIRTVTKIEKVWGIFQSFGCIAFAYSFSQILIEIQDTIKNPPSEVKTMKKATKLSISVITVFYMLCGCFGYAAFGDAAPGNLLTGFGYSNAYWLIDIANATILVHMFGAYQVYVQPLFAFIEKEAVKRWPSVNKEYKIPIPGFAPYNLNLFRLVWRTLFVISTTFIAMLIPFFNDVLGILGSLNFWPLTVYFPVEMYIKQKKIPKWSRAWIGLQIISVVCLVVSVMSAIGSVASVALDLKVYKPFVTNF